The window TCACTCAGCACATTGGTGCGTATGTCGCCTATTACGATGAGAAACCGATAGTATTCCTTGACACCCCTGGACACGAAGCCTTTGCCGCGATGCGTGCCCGGGGCGCCCAGGTAACCGACATCGCGGTTCTGGTAGTGGCAGGGGATGAGGGTGTAATGCCCCAAACCATTGAGGCACTTGACCATGCTCGCGCTGCTGGTGTTCCCATCATTGTGGCAATAACTAAATGCGACCTACCCACCGCCAATCCTGACCGGGTAAAGAGTCAATTAGCACAAAAGGGTCTGCGTGTGGAAGGGTATGGTGGTCATTCAGTTTGTGTGGAAACATCGGCTGTAACAGGTGAAGGGATAGAGGACCTACTGGATGCCATCTGTGTGGTTGGGATGGAGCTTGATCTCAAAGCCCCCTATGATGGTCCAGCACGAGGCGTGGTGCTAGAGGCGAGAGTCGACCGGGGACGAGGTAATGTTGCCACCGTTTTAATCCAAGAAGGGACACTGAAACGTAGCGACCATTTTGTTTGCGGTGCATGTTACGGAAGGGTAAGAGACCTTTTGAACGAATGGAACTCTTCGGTAGAAAACGCCACCCCTTCCATCCCGGTTCAGGTGGTTGGATTTAATGGTTTACCTGAGGCGGGGGACCGTTTTGAGGTCGTTGCTGAGGAACGAATTGCCCGGGAAATTGCCCAGCGCCGCCAGCTGGCGAGTCGGGACCGGAGGCTTAAGGAAAGCAAACCAAAGGTTTCTCTGGAAGCATTGCAGGAAAGAATTGCCAAGGGGGATGTGAAAGAGTTGAAAATTGTCCTTAAGACCGATGTGTCTGGTTCGGCTCAGGCATTGCGTGATGCCCTTGAGGGGCTTTCACTTGACGAAGTGCAGGTGCGAGTAATTCATTGTGGGGTCGGTCCGATTAATCAGAATGACGTATTGTTAGCCCAGGCATCTGAGGCAATAATCGTCGGCTTCCATGTCCGTCCCCTTGCCGATGCGCGCCAGTTAGCCGAAGCCCAAGGGGTTGAGATTCGCACCTATCGAATAATCTATGCAGCCATTGAGGACATCAGAGCGGCAATATTAGGAATGCTAAAACCTGAAAAGAGGGAAGTCACTCTCGGTAGAGCCGAGGTGCGTCAGGTGTTTAGCCTCCCGCGTCAGGGGCTCATTGCCGGTGCATTCATTACCGAAGGTAAGGTTGTCCGTGGCGCCCTGGTTCGTGTAATCCGGGAAAATAAGGAGATTTTTGCGAGTGAAGTAATATCCCTCCGCCGATTCAAGGAGGATGTTAAAGAAGTTACCGCTGGCTACGAATGCGGTATCGGAATTAAAGACATTGCTGACCTCGCGGTAGGAGATGTTCTTGAATTCTATCAGATTGAAGAGATAAAATGAATTAGTTTTTGGGTTTTCGACCTCGGACAATTGGTTCCGCTAACAGATGTATTTAGTAATAATACCGACAGCGATTTATTTCCCTCCCAGGACCATTAACTGAGGATGAATATAGCTCTTTTGGTTATGGACCTATTTTTAGGCGACAGCCTCTCCCTTAAGGACAAGCGACGGATTATGGGTAGTTTAACTCAACGGCTGCGACGTTCCTTTAACATCGCCCTGTGTGAAGTTGAACATCAAGAGCGGTGGCAGCGGTCCAAAATCGCTATTGTCTTAATCAATACCAACTGGCGGATGTTAGAGGAAAGTACCAGCAAAATTATCACGGCAGTGGA is drawn from candidate division WOR-3 bacterium and contains these coding sequences:
- the infB gene encoding translation initiation factor IF-2; its protein translation is MGKLKVFEAAKQLNLSSEALLAVLKELNFPPRGHTSYITEEEFEAARLHLKKEKHQFKESIKRRKSAEATKMASPKIPEQEINQSVKQTLAKVYGRERKKRRAPTDQEKPTPVAKPSAVRVTPYMTVAELAHALNLPVSEIIKKCLQLGLRATVNHRLDLDTIILIADEFGIAVQEEEETITPVPRGEPKPRPPVVVVMGHVDHGKTALLDYIRKTKVAEKEFGRITQHIGAYVAYYDEKPIVFLDTPGHEAFAAMRARGAQVTDIAVLVVAGDEGVMPQTIEALDHARAAGVPIIVAITKCDLPTANPDRVKSQLAQKGLRVEGYGGHSVCVETSAVTGEGIEDLLDAICVVGMELDLKAPYDGPARGVVLEARVDRGRGNVATVLIQEGTLKRSDHFVCGACYGRVRDLLNEWNSSVENATPSIPVQVVGFNGLPEAGDRFEVVAEERIAREIAQRRQLASRDRRLKESKPKVSLEALQERIAKGDVKELKIVLKTDVSGSAQALRDALEGLSLDEVQVRVIHCGVGPINQNDVLLAQASEAIIVGFHVRPLADARQLAEAQGVEIRTYRIIYAAIEDIRAAILGMLKPEKREVTLGRAEVRQVFSLPRQGLIAGAFITEGKVVRGALVRVIRENKEIFASEVISLRRFKEDVKEVTAGYECGIGIKDIADLAVGDVLEFYQIEEIK
- a CDS encoding DUF503 domain-containing protein, translated to MNIALLVMDLFLGDSLSLKDKRRIMGSLTQRLRRSFNIALCEVEHQERWQRSKIAIVLINTNWRMLEESTSKIITAVERDGRVQVLNTEMERLR